The Bacteroidota bacterium genomic interval AGGCGACTACAACTTTGTAAACGCAGTTGTAGCCGGCGGTGATGAAAACAACATCAACGCTTACCAGTACGGCGAAGGCAACATCACCAATGTTTACCTCGAAACCGGCAGCGATCTTAACAACGTGAACGTGGATCAGGACGGTCTCGGCAACACAGTCGGTGACGGATTCTTCTCCAACGGTATCTACATCGCCGGCGACATGAACCTCAGCAACGTTACCCAGCAGGGAGCTTTCAACAGCGCTAAAGCAACCATCTTCGGAAACGGTAACACTTCAGGAATTATACAGCACTAAGTAATCTAAGTTAGTAAATCAGTACCAAGTATTCTGTTGAGGCTGCCCTGACCCAGGCAGCCTCTTTATTTGTTTTTATCCAACCCGCACATTCACATTTTAACCAAAAAACCCAACTAATGCATTAATTTGCTATACGCCCGGTGCGTACCTGAGATTAAAAAATACATCTTTACGAGATTAGTTTACAAAATTTATCCCTGCAATTCTAAAATAACATTTTATATTTGCAGGGATAATTTATATAATGATTGAGCGCAGTTTACAATCCCGGATTCTAAAATTACTGGAACATTTTCCTGCTGTTGCCATTGTCGGACCCAGGCAAATTGGAAAAACAACACTAGCCAAAAGCCTTATTTCATCTATCGCTAAAGAAACCATTTATCTTGACCTGGAACTTCCTTTGGATGCAAATATTTTAAGCAATCCCCAGGTATTTTTTCAAAACAACCCAGATAAATGCATTATTCTCGATGAAATTCAACGTATACCGGAATTATTCCCGGTAATTAGGGCTGTGATAGATCAGCACAGAGTGCCAGGAAGGTTCATCATTTTAGGTTCAGCAAGCCCCGAATTGCTTAAACAAAGTTCTGAAACACTTGCAGGCCGGATAGTTTACACAGAATTGTCAGGCCTCCTGGTTAATGAAGTTAATGAAATTCAAAAAACCAATGAGCTATGGATCAAAGGAGGATTTCCTGAACCCTTTTTAATGAATGATCAAGAATTCATTTCAGAGTGGCACCATTCCTTCCTTCTCACATATTTTGAACGCGATTTACCCTTGTTAGGACTAAAGACAGATACTTCTCTTCTGAGAAGACTATTACAGATGCTGGCATATAACCAGGGGATGCTTCTCAACCTTGCCAACTATTCAAAGTCATTGGGTATCAGCAGTCCGACCATATCAAGGTATATTGATTTTTTTGAAAATGCTTTTATTATAAGGCTTTTACAGCCATGGCATCTGAATATTAGAAAGCGGCTTGTCAAATCTCCAAAGACATATCTCAGAGACAGCGGAATTTTGCATCACTTATTT includes:
- a CDS encoding ATP-binding protein; amino-acid sequence: MIERSLQSRILKLLEHFPAVAIVGPRQIGKTTLAKSLISSIAKETIYLDLELPLDANILSNPQVFFQNNPDKCIILDEIQRIPELFPVIRAVIDQHRVPGRFIILGSASPELLKQSSETLAGRIVYTELSGLLVNEVNEIQKTNELWIKGGFPEPFLMNDQEFISEWHHSFLLTYFERDLPLLGLKTDTSLLRRLLQMLAYNQGMLLNLANYSKSLGISSPTISRYIDFFENAFIIRLLQPWHLNIRKRLVKSPKTYLRDSGILHHLFGIQSYNKILGHPVLGYSWEGFVIEQIINASRPGISFSFYRTAEGAECDLVLSRGMEILACVEVKFTDAPKTTRSLTTAIQDLQSENNFIIVPDTPEPYILKENVTVCNLWQFVRNYLPGIPK